DNA sequence from the Dunckerocampus dactyliophorus isolate RoL2022-P2 chromosome 4, RoL_Ddac_1.1, whole genome shotgun sequence genome:
TAAAGTGACAATATGTAAAAAACGTACCTTTTGAGATAGCTTTAAAGTCATGCTGATGGTACACTGGCTTGTAGTAAAGAAACTACAGTGTGTCCGTCATTGCCGTTGTGCCCCATGATCATCTATTTTAGTGGGACAGATATATAACTGGTGGACCGCCAGGACACACTCGTGTCAAGAGTCGATGCATCTTACTGTCAACTGTCCCACTGTatcacatgtacaatgtacaccTTAATGTGCGTCTTAATATTACCCTATTAAGACCACAAATGAAACAAAGTAAGTgaataaatgtcttgcaattgatgtgaaacggatggggggtaggattaaataagctttgcttcttcctactccttttggacatgtgaaaatGTGAATTGTACCATGCGATGTATTTCATTTAACTTGTATGCTTGTTCaagtaaattaaaccattaccatactCGAACAGATGTAGTGGAGCTGCTACTCAACCAGCCCAACATTGAGCTCAACCAACAGGTGAGGGCAATAACGAAACGCGTCACAATTAAagccaagaaaaaaatatggtCATTGAGAGGATTGcatgttcatttttattgtccTAGAATAAGCTTGGGGACACCCCTCTGCACGCTGCCGCCTGGAAGGGTTATTCTGATATTGTGGAGATGTTGCTGAACAAGAGTGAGTATCTACATCTTCAAGTATggagtttttattgtttttagcgCCGTAGAAAACATTATTGATCCCGCCCACCACCACTTTGTTATGTGACTTTCCTTTTCAAAtcagttattagttattaatcaGTTATTATTCAAAATTTAACAAATTaatggacaattaaaaaaaaaatcacttcattcattaaaaaaaaaatcacttcattCACTCATATTTTAACATGTTATTTGGATTTGatgcaaaaaagaaaactgcaaCTGCAGAGAATGCCAGGCATCTCTTTGGCCTTACCTGTGCAAATGCATATTTATAATTATATCAAATAATATTCTttacatgcaaataaataatactgtcatgtttattaaataaaaatgtttgtaaaaaatattttcttattaATTTAGGTTTTCAAAAGCCCCTAATTCTGTTGCACCTTTCCTTCACTGTAAATGTGGGTAGGTTAGACGGAAGCTGCATGTATTAACCATATATGGAAGGAGGTAACCGAACTGTAGGAGTACAGCGATATAAAGCGCATATAATCATGTATTCATTTCATGACGCCATGATGTACATCTGACGTTGCAAGTTTACAAACTAACTGATAGTAGCGTCTCCTCTTTTAGatacaaatacatgttttttagtCGTTGTTAGACAATAAGTTACATTATTGGTGGGCAAATAGGGTCCAATTAAAAAGATGCCCGCGCAAGTGTAGGAGAGATGAGAAAATAAGCATGTTTTGATTTCAGATGCGAAGACAGACATCAGGAACAACGAGAACAAGCTGGCTGCGGAGATGGCCACCAACGATCTCTGTGCCACGCTTCTCAAGAAGAAGCTGGCAAGCAGTAAGTCCAGCTGCCACTAGAGGGCGACCTTGGTTTTTACAACGGACTGCCTCAACCTTTTTGAACACCCCTGAGCATGTGAAATGTATTCTTTCCCGCTTTTTCCTCAGGCGTCACCCGCACGCAAAGCCACGCTGAGGAGTATTTGGACGACGAGGACTCGGACTGAGGAACCCGGAGGGGTTTTATCAAAGACTTCAGATGGACCTTGTTGCCCTGGTGGGTTGTTACAGTAACTCTATTTGAATTTCTTTTGTCTTAAATCCCCTCAGCACCACAGCAGtgcaaacattaaataaaattgtCCCTCAGGGACCAAAAGTCACACTCCACCTAGTTGGTGCTGCTAGTGAGTCAGACGGGTAACATTTGCTGCACCCTTTCTTTGATTTGTCTGtatcttcattaaaaaaatctgcatagTCATGAAACATTTCCACTGACTATCTTCCATCACGTTCTGCCTTataaagaaatcatgtaaaataCTTTTGATGGCTTAAGTGCCCATCTTGGGAGAAACTTCTTGCTGCTTCATGACAAATGTTTGGAAAAAGGTCTCTTATATATGTCaaactgttgttttgtttgtttgcaggtGTGACCATATATTTTCTTTCCATAACATTGACTTGTTCTTTCTACCTGCTTCTATCTGCAATTAAAGAGTTTTAACAtaatagtttttgcttttttatttgacaATGTGTAAAAGAATGCGAAATGGGGGATTTtacagtgtgtttttatttcagcGAGTTGctccaagacacacacacacacacacacacacacacacacacactaatgatcaaaatcttaagaccagttgaaaaattgctagaatttgcattttgcacatttggatcttaatgaggttttaagtagagctataaTATTTCTATTAAGAATTAAAATTAATAGTCAaggaaagttgtaatatataaaaaaaaaaagccacaacattttgaggaaaaagtcctgatattacaaaaataaaaatgtaacatttagaGTTGTTTTGAGAATTGTAAAAAGTCTTATGGTGAGGAATTGACAAAAAGTTGCAACCCTACAAAAAAAGTttaggaaaaagtcgtaatattatgaaaataaaaagttcAAGCCCCAACCTTACCAGAAAAGTTGTCTGAGAAAAGAAggtatgagataaaaaaaaaattaagtaaattTTGAGAGTCATTAAAACTCTAAGCCATATCATTGAGAAATAGTACTTTTATAGGAAAAAatttatatgaaatattaaaaaaacagttcaAGAAAAATGTTCTTACGCAAATTCAGTTAAGATAAAGAAAAAactcaaattgtattaaaagaaaaagtcttgctattccaaatatttattttaaaaaagtgcaggtCCACGGCACCCTGAAGAAGTCGCAAGTCGATGATgcgttgtatgtatgtattttaatgttttgtagCCCATCAAAGGCCTTTTATACTTTTCAATCCGAAGTGCCCTTACGCCCTTTTTTCTGGTCATAAATCttaggggggagggggggggggggggggggatattcTCTTCCATGAGCACCGGTGGTTTGAGGGACACCAGCAGCTCTCCAGTCACCTCTTTCTCTCATTACGAGACAGGAATTGTGCTTttaggagagaaaaaaacaatagaaaaagagttaagttgtaatattaagaaaaaaagacagttcTTGAAAAGTCTTTTATTATAAAGTCAGCATGTTGATGACATTCCGGAGAAGGCAGAAAGAGATGTGTATTCATGCTACATCAGCAGAGAAAAACCAAATCATGAAGGACAGATGACTATTTGGTCAAGGAAGCATTTTGTTGTAGCAAACACCACCTCCTTGTACTGTCATCAGTCAACTTTAGCGCAAACATAGTTTACAATCTTTTAAGACAAGTGGAAGTTACTATCTGTGAAATCTGACCTCAGGGTCATGCAGAGAGGAGCATTATGGGATGTATAGTCGGGACAACTAAATAAAATGAACCCCCtctttatggaatgattttagttTGTCTTTTTAAACAATGAGCCCAAGTCTTGTAACTTGACCAATGAGCAAAAGTTACCAAGGCACGTTTATGTGTGCAATAAGGCCTTTTTCAAACATCAGCATGGTTGTCATGGAGATTTAAAGGGGCGGCTGTGAGGCATCAAGTGGGTCACATTTGTTAACAACACCCCAAATCATTCCTCTTAATTATGTCAGTACAGATGGCCTTTTTctttgacaggaaaaaaaagtaaaagtcgGCCGTTTACAGAAGGAAGTTGGGTTCAGTGACGTAAACAAAAGCGCCTCAATAATTGTCTTTTAACAGTCAACTCACTTTGGATGACGGAGAATGTTTGAATTCAACCTGACTCGATGTGAAAATATTCCCAAGTAAATGTGAGGCGGGACGCTAAACATTTACCTttagaaagacaaaaacatggaaATGTCTTCAAAGGAATTCTCCCATAAAAAGGTAAGACTTCATCAATTTGCATACGTGAATAAAATATTCAACGACAAGTACAAATAATGACGCAGTGAACGAGAAGTAGACAAAAAGCAGTCAGGCGATCGCCATGGAAACATCACCATGGCTAACCGCGGAGGTGATGCTACGCCATCATGCAGTCTCTACTGACATGGACATGACCTCCACGGTTATGACCCCACTGACATGGAGATGTTGACAAGGACATGACCACATGAAGACACGACTACTATGAGTAAGTAGCAAAAACAAATCCACTTCATGTATGAAAGCGTTTTGAAGGTTATTAAGGCTGCTGACAAACGTAATCGTTACTACGACATGAGctggacagtgtgtgtgtgtgtgtgtgtgtgtgtcatctaCATGAATCTTTTGATGCATCGAAGACCATGTCCATGTAAGGAGCAGTAGCAGGGAAACAAACATCAGCTTTCCAACGACATAAAAGAGCATTAGAAAAGGAAGCTCAAGATCAAGTAAAGATTGTAGTCAAAAAGCAAAGCCGATTTGCTGTGAGGAAGAAGAGGCTTGGTGTTCGCGGATGTAAATCCAGCTTTGAAGAGCGGGCTTTACACTAAAGCAATGTGGGGGCGACACATTTCAGCACACAACCAAAAGgttgaaaaagaaaatgacattaGAGAGTGCATAAAAAGGCAGAATGCTTCTCTTTAAGCCTGCTCACAGGCTAAAAATAAAACTGTATAAATAAAGCAAATTTtgcttcaaataaataaaactcttCGGAAAgatgaagaaaaggataaaatgaaatatttgggatAAAATGACTGTGATTAAAAATTCCCTCCAAGAAAATAATTTCTTACAAtaatttttttgtcatctttcttttttttggaaaaatgaaaatatagtctgtgtgttgtttttgttgatgcAAGTACCAATGAGtcttttttttggaaatgtgtaTCTACAGCTGTACAATAGGCCTTGCAATTGaatccatgtgtgtgtgtggcggagGGGGGGGAGGGGCAAttatttcacttaaaaaaaaagcttgggGATAAAAAGTTAATATAAAACAACAATAGAAAGACGTTTGCTAATGAGACTCTTCCAGGTTTGTCCTCTCCTCGATGGCCTGTTTCACAATTTCAGCCAATTTCAAACGGTCCACTTTGTCGGAGAAGGCTCGACCTGCAACACAAAAAGCAACACGCCTCTGAGGGAACAAACACATAAACTTACAGTGACTGCCCCATTTaacacctctattcaattaCTCGCCGAGTCTCCTGctgtctacaaaagcaaataaccgctaGGGTCTCTAAAAACATTGgtgtttttgctgtagttttgtAGTAACGCCACAGGATGGCAgtggctgcatttgaagtatcatgagtagtcagcatccagcagctttttctacctctgcatgcgctttaaaatgttggttgcgctACGTAGCCATtgggtgtgaaactcatgcatgttacattTGCTGAACTGTTGTTTataatgaactcatcagtggtgtgaatgctggctgagcagtttgctccttaccactatcacaacattggttctgtcgcTGCTGTGtcgtgcaatatacttgttaataaatgaccctGTGGTCAAAGAGTGCGACCTTTTCGTTTCCATTTCTCATTCAGTCCAAATTAAGTTTGTACATTtctgaaacacatttttttgcctgCTTTCAATGAATACCCTGTCCTCTTTACGGTCAaggtaaataaatgcatttacggtattttttatttttaatttttttaattactcaTACTActagtattatttatattagtattatttatttgtatgctgcAGACTTAGGAtagcaaataaataataataataataaaaaaaacgggCCACTGCGTCAAAGTGAAAACTACAGAGTATAGTACTGCAGCATCCAGAGCTAAGGCACAGTAACAAGTAAAAATGCAGAGAGAGAGAATCTACATGCAGCCGAGTCATccggcaaacaggaagtgagcacTGACCGTCCCAGCTGAGACCCTGCAGGCCGTCTCGTAGCAGTTTACAGTCCCTGTTGAACCTCCAGGCTTCGTACATCACCACGTTCAGCTTCTCGTCCTCGTTTTCGCCTAAAGAGACACACAGCAGAGTACCTTCTTAGTTCTCTTATCAGGTATTTGATCCCTCTCTGTGTTTCTACTGACCGGCCTGTGGAAGGATGCACTGTGCAATGACATCTCGTAGTTTTTCCAGCGCTACGTTGGAGTCCTCGCCTCCGTTCTCTGGGTCGTGAATGAAGAAACCGTCACTGGGCTTAGAGCtggaacaatgacaacaaaacagtGTCAGCACTCACACCGCACTCTTTCAAATTTCAGataaaataaagataaatacCCACCCAAGCAGTTTCCGCTTCCTGAGGATTGGGTTGTTGACAGAGTTGAGAGGTTTCAGGCTGACGTTCAGGTCCTGTATCCTCATGTTGGCCAACTGCTCCGCGTGGGCCTGCTGGATTCCTGCGACGACCGCCTGAGAGGGATGAGAAATCCCATTAACTGAAGCCTTGTAACGGTCAATGTTTACATTCATGGCGGATAAATGGAAGATAAGATGTTGCACCCTGCAATATCCGCCTACCTTGTCCATCATCATCTGTGCAGAGGGCAGCACGTTATCAAGGGCTTCAGTGCAGTTGAGCCACGGATGAGACAAGACTCCCTCAATGGTCAGCCTCTCCTCTGGCTTCACCTTTAGCAGCCTGGAGGGCACAAATGACAGTCAAGAAGGATGAACGACAACTCATCTTATAGTACAGAAGTATAGGAAGCTGATATCCCATTTGTAAAGACTTGGGTTTTGGATTGAGGGGGGCAAAGGGTCAAGAACCACTGTGGTGAATACAGTAGAACGTTTAAAGTCAAATCCCCCTGAAGTCCTACAAATTGGTTACTTCaaccaaaatattttgagaaacgtACGTCTCCATAGTCGAACAAAACCTGGCATTTTAAACCGGCAAGATGACACGTAAGCAAGCAAAgggggcggcagtggctcaggaggcagaccagaaaccagaaggtcactgttgttgtgtccctgggcaagacacttcacccaccttgcaaTCTTGCCTCctgtgctgcccacactggtgtatgaatgtttggtggtggtgagGGAGGCTGTAAGAACTGGCAGCCctgtttccgtcagactaccccagggcagctgtggctacagatgtggattaccaccaccagtgtgtgactgagaagtgaatgaataatggattcacttcattgtgaaaaatccattattgttattattattattattattattattattattattattattattattattattattattattatcaaatgTTGTGATAATcagctttttaatttaatgaaCTCATGCAACATCCCTGTCCAGGCTGGTCAGTACAACATGGCATCAATAAGTTGACATTTGTCCCTCTCAACATTTGTTACCATGCCTTAAAGGGTGAATAAATGTTatgttgctattatttttccttttagtaaccttggttaacttctttttacacttgacagttaagaatgtaaTTTAAACCAGTACAGGTTTTATGATAACTCATTCAATTTCCATTATTgacattggggaaaaaattgCTTACAAATCTGATAAATTCTGAGGTTAACCAGCTGGACTTTACAAGTTCCACGATAAGCATACGTACAGGGGCAAAAGACAGAGCAAAAAGATATGCCAACCTACTTGCGCACAATGTCCTTTGCCATCTCTGAGATCTGACTCCACTCGTCTTCAGGGAAGTCAAAGCTGCCCATCATGATCTTCTTCCGCATGTCCTTAGGAATGGTGCGACTGTGATGCTTGGAGTAGAACGGAGGATAGCCGCATAGCATCACGTATATGATGACGCCCAGCGACCACAAGTCACAgctctggacaaaaaaaaaaaaaaaaaagtaatattgttTACCAAGGACTAGTAGGTGAAGTAAAGCTGAAAGAAGGTCAGAGTCCTAACCTTGTTGTAGGTATAAGGAGTGGGTGAGGTAGGTATGATTCCAGACTTTTCTTTCTGGTGCCTTCTTTGAGCCTCAAGTACCTGTGCAGCAACAGCGGGTTCGGTGTGCAATCAGTTTAATTagttttctgtgttttctacCTGAGGTGCTACGTAGTAGGGAGTGAACTGAGGGGTCATCAGGTCCCCCTGATCGATTTTGGCAAAGCCGAAGTCACACAGCTTCACAGGAGCATCCTGAGGCGAGGGAATCGGCAAGACGAGGTCATTAAAGCATGGTGTGATGTAAAATGATGTGAGCACATTTCTTTAATTACCAAAGAGTTATCCTTGAAGAGCAGGTTCTCTGGCTTCAGGTCCCGATGTGCAATATTTAGGGAGTGACAGTGTTCCAAGGCTTGACTGATCTGTAGGAGGAGTGATGCTGTTATTCACGCGTGTGTCCAAACAACATGTGTTCTGCTGATTGAGTGTGGCATCAGCTGCTAAATCCAAGCAGGGAGCTGCTAATGAGAGAGAGACTGCCAGAATTGCTGTAACACTGGCGCCAAAAAAGGTTTAACACCCTAAAACATGCTCACAAACGACACTGGTGAGGAATAATGAGGAAACAGATACTGAGCATTCTGTGGACATACACTTCCATCACCTACCTGCTTTGTGACCTGGCTGGCCATCTTTTCAGTGAAGTGCCTGTGCTGGCTGATTCTATGGAACAGTTCACCGCCTTCCATCATCTCCATGACGATCAGAAGCCGGGCTCTTGAAGGAAGAAACAGGAAAACGAAAGCAgcatgaatatactgtacatagtatGAGCTGTGGTGATAGAATGAAGATCGACGGACAAATTCACCTGGGGCTGGACTCATGTGGGAACTGGACACTGTTGGCGTACACCTCCAAGATTTGCACTATGTTTGGGTGGTTGGCACACATCATATGGAGGCGCACCTACAAGCAGAGAAAGTGCACTACTGTCTGCAACACTGCTAGACTTGAAAGCAGATCATTCTCAATGTGTCCTCATATGAGTTTAGTAGGACAGTGTTACTTTCaaaactgtactgtatatctgccCGGTAACACGAGCACATGCAATGATGTTCAAAGTACCACACAATGCAATCAAAAAAGCACATCAAAGCTAAGAATACCCATAGTGACCCGCATGTTGCCCTACAAAAAAGTGTGACAGGACTGTGTTGTGTTATAATCCAAAGGATAAAGATTTACGCATGCAAGCCAGGTGGGGGCAAACAATTTCTCCCCAAGCAAGCCAGAGCTTTTCGCAAACAGCACAtgaggagttatgatgccaattttaagataatggtgatcaacaAAGCAGAGCCAACAAACCACTATCCAGCAGCTAAGATATATGattttcatattttgtctttaaaatattGGGGGATGGAGGGGAGCGCTTGTCTTATAGTCCAATATAGTacttcacataaaaaaaatgctaaaagatATGTGCAAAATGTGTACAAATCATGCAAAATCAGAGCATTGTCTGCAAATGAAAGTCTGCAATGGGTACTGGATGGATAGTTTATACAGacctgatccaaatcttaacaccagttgaaaaattgctagaattagcattttgcacatttggatcttaatgaggttttaagtagagctacaacatgcaaaagcaagaagggggagtgagacaaaaagcactttgagaaagtaatttattgaaaacaacaattaaactgaaagcagatcaaaagtttaagaccattgctcaaaaaataacaaaaaaactctccaaaccagaacaaaaatgttctcagtaggactcagtaatgagtagctccaccgttcttgttaatcacttcaaaaatttgtttgggcatgcttgatgcgagtgtttccaggaggctagtgggaacattgctctaGAACGGAaggcatttttataaacttcacTTGCCATCCATGCCctaatgttctctatgggacttaaatcaggggaacacgcaggatggtccaaaagagtgatgtcattctccctgaagaagtccttgttcaagcgagcattgtgaactgcagcgttgtccttttgaaaaacccagctgttaccacacagacgagggccctcagtcatgagggatgcccgttgcaacatctgcacgtaagcatccgccgtttgacgcACCACCTgtagctccagtgttccactgaatgaaaaagcaccccagataatgatggacccccctccactgtgctgggtAGAAACCATCTCAGGtgagatctccttgtcatgccagtaatctggaccgtcaaggttacatttttttctcatcagagaataaaacttttttccacctttcaatgtcccatgtttgaaacttcctggcaaagtctaaacgggcagttttgtgtcgttgaaggagacgaggtctttgaatttgttttttaaaccgttttcccgcagatgccgtctgatggttattgcgctgcagtcggcaccagtaagggccttaatttgggttgaagacggccctgtgtcttgatggacagccaatcggatcctctggctcagcggaggtgtgatttttttcggtctaccacttgactgtcttactgcgcccaacctcagctgCAATGGCACGCTGGAggaggagggcatgacagtgtgaatgcctgacaaaaaaatgaacattttgagcagattttggcatTTATAGcccgtggtcttaaacttttgatcaggtgataaacaacttatttcattttttgtttgtttttgtttaaattacaagttccaaatgttttttgtctcactcccccttcttgcttttgcatattgtagctctacttaaaacctcattaagatccaaatgtgcaaaatgcaaattctagcaatttttcaactggtcttaagattttgatcaggtctgtattatCAATCATTCATGCATCTAAAGTATGCATATACACTTAATCTCATAAATACACACGCGCATGCTCACATATGTggctatgagaaaaaaaacaacaacattggcTGAAACATCCACCTTTACCCCTCAATCGCTTTCTCTCTATTCTCTCAATTCCCacaaaatggaggaaaaaaagtgatGTAAGTGagtataaagcaggggtgtccaaactttttccacagagggccgcatccataaaaataaaacaaattaaaagatGCGCAggtttacatatatttaaagctaAAGCTTTAACTATCACTATCAaaatttttcttcatttttcttcttcacattgtggctttttgctctttttttgttctgtttttagtgtttaactttattttgcCACGAGACAGTAACAaacaagtcgcgggccgcactgtggacaccaCTCGTATGAAGTCTTTTGAGAACAAGCTGTATAAAAACAGAAGCTCGTGATGTTTAACTGAGACAATAATCTGTGTCTATTTTCAGCTCAGTCATGAGAGTTTTCACATTGACTATGTTTGAAATCTGGGCACCTAATTGTAGTGTTCAGCAATGTTACATCCATACAAAGCAGAAAAAGAGTGGAGACTGAAGGGAAAAAAGCACAGACATAAAGAAAATAACAGACACTTTAACAAATAGACACTTGTGCTTTGTCCAACCTCATTTCTGGCCTTTGGGCGATCAATGAGGATCTTCAGGGCCAAGCGTTCCTGAGATGATTTCTTCACACAAACCCTTAAAGGACAAAATACAAAGGATTTGAAAGTGTTGAAAGCAAAGTCAATGCTGTGATCTCAAGTTATGTTCACCTCATCTGAGGCATTGTGGAAGTAAGAATAGTAAATTCTCCAGGGTTTAGAATGCTAAAGCTGAGCATCAGGGCATATCGAGTCACACAAATATACAATCTCATTTCTAAATTATGATAATTGACTTACTTAACAAGGttcatcacaaaaaaatgacattttactcAAGGACTTGCACTGCACTGTCGTTAGCAGTCACATTAtttaaacaacttttttttgactTATCTTTATTATGTGCATGAATGTACTGTCAAGTACGCAAGCATGCCACGTTTATGACTTGATGGATTACTTTCTCTCTTCCTATTAATTTTCATCAAGAAATTCCCCTGTCAA
Encoded proteins:
- the mapkapk5 gene encoding MAP kinase-activated protein kinase 5, whose product is MTEDNSADNFIKETSILDEYSINWTQKLGAGISGPVRVCVKKSSQERLALKILIDRPKARNEVRLHMMCANHPNIVQILEVYANSVQFPHESSPRARLLIVMEMMEGGELFHRISQHRHFTEKMASQVTKQISQALEHCHSLNIAHRDLKPENLLFKDNSLDAPVKLCDFGFAKIDQGDLMTPQFTPYYVAPQVLEAQRRHQKEKSGIIPTSPTPYTYNKSCDLWSLGVIIYVMLCGYPPFYSKHHSRTIPKDMRKKIMMGSFDFPEDEWSQISEMAKDIVRKLLKVKPEERLTIEGVLSHPWLNCTEALDNVLPSAQMMMDKAVVAGIQQAHAEQLANMRIQDLNVSLKPLNSVNNPILRKRKLLGSKPSDGFFIHDPENGGEDSNVALEKLRDVIAQCILPQAGENEDEKLNVVMYEAWRFNRDCKLLRDGLQGLSWDGRAFSDKVDRLKLAEIVKQAIEERTNLEESH